TCTTCACTAGGCAAGTAAGGGCATACTACATTACAACCCATAGTTACGACAATATCAATAGGTGGAAGTTCATCAATTAATTTGGAATGTTGAGTTTCCTCCATATCTATGCCGTATCGTTCTTTCATCAATCGAACAGCATCCTGATTGATCTGAGGTTTGGTTTCTGTCCCTGCGGAATAACTTTCAAATACATCACTGGCAAAATGTTTGCCTAAGGCCTCTGCAATTTGTGAACGACAGGAGTTGTGCACACATATAAATCCTACTTTTTTCATCGGTAGTACCTCCATTAGAACCATATTTAATGAACTTGTTTAATTTATCGACTTTTATTCCATCTGCGCTCCATAGTATTCTAGTTCTTTCTTTTGCAGTCACATACAGTTATAAAAGACAGACAACATTGATATAATAATGTTTTTTTGAGTGCTTATTTTTACTATTCTTATTGATTTTCAGATTTCCTTACTAGAAGTATTTGGTAACACTAAATCTAAAACAATGAAGTATGGTTTTATTGTATAAAAGAGCTCAATAATTTTGCTGTAAAAACAAGAAAACGAACTTTGCTAACAACTAAAAAAAGCCTTTAACTTAGAAGGCTTCTACTTATTTTATATATATTTGTTTTTTATGTGATATAAACTATTTTTTAAATCTAATAAAGCTTTTGAAAATAATGGTGCCGAAGGCGGGAGTCGAACCCGCACGAGTGTTACCTCACTGGATTTTGAGTCCAGCGCGTCTGCCAATTCCACCACTTCGGCACTTATCTGCAATAAATAGAATAACATAAACTTAAAAGTATTTCAATGTTTTTATATTATTTTTTAAGATAGTGTAAATTAAAAGTAAATTAAAGAACCAATATGCAGTTTTATAATAATCTACATATTGGCTTTATAAGTACTAACTAATTTTTATTCTTCGTTATCTGTACTAAATTCATCGTTTAATACATAATCATTCCATAAATCAAAATTGGGATCATAGACGTGTTCAATTTGCTTTAAAACTTGCCTTAATGTTAAATTCATTTTTTCATTGTCATCTTTCCAAGTTGCCATAATCCTTCCTCCCTTTAACTAATGATTCTAGAATTTTAGTTTATGTATTATCCGTAAAATCATTCAAGAAAAAAGTAGACCGCAGCCTACTTCTTTTTTTGAATTTTTGAAATGAGGGTTTCTTTGTCCGTAATTCGCTCATAACCTTTATTTGCAGCCATTGATACAATTAGAGCATTTATTAAGTCTAAAAGTATTACTCCAAACAATTCTTGTGTTGTTTTATCTGTAAAACTCCCACTTGCGTAGCTAATAGATAAAAGCAATAACAAGGAGATTACATAGGATATAATCTCCGTTGGCATAAAGATGATATCAAAAAATTTTAGTAAAATCCAATCAATAAAACGTTTTGTAATCTGTGTGATTACCCCGACTAATAAAACTAATACAGGGAATTCTGCTAAAGATTGTAATGTTAACAATTCATCAATCAAAGTTCACACCTCCTCTTAACATTTATATTCTAAAATTCTTTGAATAGTACGCCGATTTATGAGTGTTTTCTTAAATATAAGTGTACAATCACAAAAAAAGAGGATGCCTTTTGCATCCCCTTTTATACATAAGGTGCATCCACTATTTGTTCTATATTACTTCTCTCATTGCACTTTCTTATTGGCTTCCACTCTATCGCAAATGAATGCAAGAACAAACATTATCATTATTGTTGTTAATATTGATATAGAAGCAATTATTGATGCAGATGGCATGCCATAAATACCTACACCTATTGACATAAATATAAAACCATAAATGGATGAAATAACCGCTGGAATTTTATTAGTATGTTTTGAAAACACACAATACCAATAGGGACCAATACATACGGATGCAATCATACCCCAGGAAATGGACATAAGAGATATGATAGAATTTGGTATTATAGACATAATCGCGGATAGCACAATAAATAGTGAACTAAAGATACGTGCTAATATAATTTTTTTATTATCACTTAATTTATATTTTTTAAATATAACAGGTAACAGATCTTCTGTGAGCGCTGAAGCTCCAGTAAGGACAAGGGCTGCTAAAGTAGACATAGAAGCGGCTAAAAGCATAATAAATATCAAAGTAAAAAAGAAATCATTTGTTATAAAATACATGATTGTACCCATTACTTTATCTGTAGTATCTGGTAGAGTTAGATATCCCTTCTGAAAAAAAATCTGGCTGAAACCACCAACAAAATACATTCCTCCTGCAATCAACAAACAACCAACAGTCGCAATAATACTGGTAGCTTTAATTTGGGTTTTTTCAACAGAAACAAATTTGCTGATTAGTTGTGGCGTTGCGCATCCTCCTACACTTGTTAGAATTACCGTAGCAAAAACTTTTAAAAAATTTTTGCCTCCAAATAGTGCAACTAAATCTCTTCCGCCTTCAAGGGAAACGAGAGTTTGTAATCCTACTTTAAATCCTCCAATAGCTTCATTTTTGAAAAAAACAATATAATAAATTAAAACGCATACAAGTATCAAGCCCCCTTGAATTACGCTGTTAGACATCATTGCTGAATTTCCGCCAAGAGCGACATACAAAGCAGTAACAACTGCCAAAGCTATGATGCAGTACTCAAAAGGAATATCAAACAATCTTAGAAAAATAAAGCTTATGCCTTGATAAACACTTGCAGAGTATGGAATCAAGAATGCTAAAATAACAAATGCCGTGAACATCCTTAAAAAACGTGAGTTTAAACGAGCTTCAACTATCTGAGGCAATGTATATACTCCTAAATCTTCTGACAATTGGCGAGTACGTCCGGCAAGAAATGTCCAAGCAAATAAACCCGTAATAAATGCATTCATAATTCCAATCCACATAACGCTTATACCCATTTCAAAACCCAAAGAACCGCATAAACTAAACATTACTGCAGAAAAAAATGTAGTTAAATATGCACTAGCACTGGTTATTGCACCTACATTCCTCCCTCCAGTATAATAGCTATCTGCATCGACAATTTTCTTTCTACTAATTACACCATTAACAATCATACATAATAGATATATAAGTATTACAGATATTTTAACAATCACTGAGCAACTCTCCTAAATTTTTTTTCTTTTGTAGGTCCTAATGCTGCATAATTGAACAAATAAAAAATTTTAAATTTTTATCATACTATCAATTTTCGTTTCATTACTCCTTTCATTACTCCTTTACACAAAATTTCCCTTAAAATTTAATATATAAACTGAATTATAAACAAAGTAATTCATAATATCAAGAACTTTTATAAACTCTATAGTGAAAACCAACTACATATTGAGTCTTAGAAAAATTTTACATACAAAAAAGCAGCCAATACGGCTACTCTTAAAATATAACTGTATTATTTATAAATTGCCCTTAATCATTTTATGTTTATTATTTACCAATAGATTAATTTAATAAATTGTAGATAAACAACTTCTCCATAGTCTTCACTTGTTCTTCATCTTTAATGTCTAAATGCTCTTTTATCATTTTTCTGATTAATAATTCATTCTGTAATGCATCTTTTTTGCTTTTATAATCTTCCATCCTTGTGTCTCCTTTAAGATGCCTAAATATATTGTAATAATATATTTTTATTTTATTAATTTTAGTCTAATATCAATAACAATTATTGTCAATACACTCTAATAGACTATTCAATTTTACTATATTTTAATTGTAAAAACTATAGAATAATAAAATGCCAACTAAACAAATAAGTTTAATATTTTTTTGTTCAAATCCATTGACATTAAGGGATTATCCACGTATACTTTAATAATATAAACTAAAATTTTATTATACTTATCTTCTTAAGGAGGTGGATTTTACGGACGTTCCATTTATTATAAAAAGTATCCCTCTATATGTGGAAGCAATGAAAGTTACTCTAGTCATAGGTTTATTGGGAATTGTTTTGTCTCTTCTCTTAGGTTTATTATGCAGCATTATTACATATTACCAAGTTAAGGGGCTTAAGAGAATAGTAGCTATATATATTGAATTATCAAGAAATACACCTTTATTAATTCAGCTATTTTTCCTGTATTACGGGCTACCTCAGTTAGGCATTAAATTAGAGTCTACTACTTGTGCCATAATTGGACTTACTTTTTTAGGAGGCAGTTATATGGCTGAAGCCTTTCGTAGTGGACTAGAGGCTGTAAGTAAGACACAAATAGAAGCTGGTTTGAGCATTGGACTTACGAATCCACAATTAATACGCTATGTGATTTTACCCCAGGCAATAGCTGTAGCTATCCCTGGAATTGGCGCCAATGCGATTTTTTTATTAAAAGAAACTTCCGTTTTTAGTGCAGTCGCCCTAGCTGATTTAATGTTTGTGGCAAAGGATTTAATTGGTATGTATTATAAAACCAATGAGGCACTTCTGGTTTTGGTCATCGCATATCTGATTATTTTACTGCCAATGTCCCTAGGGATTACTCTACTAGAAAGGAGGATACGCTATGCAGGATTTGGGCGTTAGAGTTTTATTTCAAGGAATCAATATGCAACGCCTCCTTGGTGGACTCTTGATAACAGGTAGAATTGCCTTAGTCTCTATTATCCTTTCAACAGTATTAGGAATTGCATTTGGACTTCTAATGCTTAGAAAAAATAAAATAATCAATATTCTATGTAGAATATACCTAGAAGCCATCCGAATCATACCTTTGCTCGTTTGGTTATTCATATTCTATTTTGGTGTGACAAAAGCATTTCGCATTCACTTAGACGGAGAAGTCGTCTGCATTATTGTGTTTACACTTTGGGGAACTGCTGAAATGGGTGATATTGTAAGAGGGGCCGTAACATCACTTCCTGTCCATCAGAAAGAAAGTGGTAAGGCAATAGGGCTCACAGACCTTCAAATTTATCGGTACATAATTATTCCTCAAGCTGTAAGAAGGCTTGTCCCGGCAGCAATTAATTTAGCTACACGCATGATTAAAACTACTTCATTAGCCGTCTTAATTGGCGTGATAGAAGTATTAAAAATAGGTCAGCAAATTATTGAGTCCTCTATTTTAAAAACCCCAACTGCATCTCTTTGGGTCTATGGGTTTATTTTCTTCCTGTACTTTATTATTTGTTATCCTGTGACTATTTTTTCTAGAAAATTAGAAGAAAAATGGCAAAGCTAGGCGCTTCGCTTAGCTACCATCAATCAACGATCAGTGTTTATGTATGCCTTTGGGGTCATTCTTCTAAGAGAGCATAAAAGTTAAGTTACGTATTAATAATATGTATATACTTGTAAACAAAGCATGTAATTTAAATGAAAGGGGGTTTACGTATGGGTGTAGAAGATCAGAAACCCTTATTACAAATTAAAAACTTACACAAAAAATACGATGATTTAGTCGCTTTATCTGATATATCTTTAGAAGTTCATTCAGGTGAAGTTGTGGTTGTATTAGGTCCTTCTGGATGTGGTAAAAGTACACTGCTTCGCTGTATCAATGGACTTGAGGAGATTCAATCTGGAGAAATCTTACTAGATAACAAAATCA
The DNA window shown above is from Alkalibaculum bacchi and carries:
- a CDS encoding arsenate reductase ArsC, yielding MKKVGFICVHNSCRSQIAEALGKHFASDVFESYSAGTETKPQINQDAVRLMKERYGIDMEETQHSKLIDELPPIDIVVTMGCNVVCPYLPSEEKEDWGLDDPTGKSDEEFIAVINTIEEKIKDLAQRLKK
- a CDS encoding amino acid ABC transporter permease; translated protein: MDFTDVPFIIKSIPLYVEAMKVTLVIGLLGIVLSLLLGLLCSIITYYQVKGLKRIVAIYIELSRNTPLLIQLFFLYYGLPQLGIKLESTTCAIIGLTFLGGSYMAEAFRSGLEAVSKTQIEAGLSIGLTNPQLIRYVILPQAIAVAIPGIGANAIFLLKETSVFSAVALADLMFVAKDLIGMYYKTNEALLVLVIAYLIILLPMSLGITLLERRIRYAGFGR
- a CDS encoding sodium:solute symporter family protein, with protein sequence MIVKISVILIYLLCMIVNGVISRKKIVDADSYYTGGRNVGAITSASAYLTTFFSAVMFSLCGSLGFEMGISVMWIGIMNAFITGLFAWTFLAGRTRQLSEDLGVYTLPQIVEARLNSRFLRMFTAFVILAFLIPYSASVYQGISFIFLRLFDIPFEYCIIALAVVTALYVALGGNSAMMSNSVIQGGLILVCVLIYYIVFFKNEAIGGFKVGLQTLVSLEGGRDLVALFGGKNFLKVFATVILTSVGGCATPQLISKFVSVEKTQIKATSIIATVGCLLIAGGMYFVGGFSQIFFQKGYLTLPDTTDKVMGTIMYFITNDFFFTLIFIMLLAASMSTLAALVLTGASALTEDLLPVIFKKYKLSDNKKIILARIFSSLFIVLSAIMSIIPNSIISLMSISWGMIASVCIGPYWYCVFSKHTNKIPAVISSIYGFIFMSIGVGIYGMPSASIIASISILTTIMIMFVLAFICDRVEANKKVQ
- a CDS encoding amino acid ABC transporter permease — protein: MQDLGVRVLFQGINMQRLLGGLLITGRIALVSIILSTVLGIAFGLLMLRKNKIINILCRIYLEAIRIIPLLVWLFIFYFGVTKAFRIHLDGEVVCIIVFTLWGTAEMGDIVRGAVTSLPVHQKESGKAIGLTDLQIYRYIIIPQAVRRLVPAAINLATRMIKTTSLAVLIGVIEVLKIGQQIIESSILKTPTASLWVYGFIFFLYFIICYPVTIFSRKLEEKWQS